A genomic stretch from Terriglobus sp. RCC_193 includes:
- a CDS encoding 16S rRNA (uracil(1498)-N(3))-methyltransferase produces MTRRRWIADTWNKERTEAALTGDQAAHLARVLRAQPGQIFDVVADGFLHRAEVKSVHEDEVVFTLHEEQEAEVALPVHLLLAIFKFDHLEWAIEKATELGAARMTPVLARRTEKHLAQAAAKRVERWRRIVREASQQSRRTDVPEVDDPVTLKQFLPRVDANVKLLLAETEEENTIRAALEAAPANGSIALAIGPEGGWTADEMQLFHDSGWQHVTLGPRILRAETAAIAGLAIAAALRS; encoded by the coding sequence ATGACTCGCCGCCGATGGATTGCCGATACCTGGAACAAAGAACGTACCGAAGCAGCACTCACCGGCGATCAGGCCGCGCATCTTGCGCGTGTGCTGCGAGCGCAGCCCGGACAGATTTTTGATGTCGTAGCGGATGGCTTTCTGCATCGCGCGGAAGTGAAGAGCGTTCATGAGGACGAAGTCGTCTTCACGCTTCATGAAGAACAGGAAGCGGAAGTAGCTCTGCCCGTCCATCTACTGCTTGCCATCTTCAAGTTCGATCATTTGGAATGGGCGATCGAAAAGGCGACAGAACTTGGCGCGGCCCGCATGACTCCAGTGCTCGCTCGGCGCACGGAGAAACATCTGGCACAGGCTGCGGCAAAACGTGTGGAGCGATGGCGGCGCATCGTCCGTGAAGCATCACAGCAATCACGCCGCACGGATGTCCCGGAAGTCGATGACCCTGTAACGCTGAAGCAGTTTCTTCCGAGGGTGGATGCAAACGTGAAGCTGCTACTGGCAGAAACAGAAGAAGAAAACACCATCCGCGCCGCGCTCGAAGCCGCTCCTGCAAACGGAAGCATCGCATTGGCGATTGGCCCCGAAGGCGGATGGACCGCTGACGAAATGCAACTCTTTCATGACAGCGGATGGCAGCATGTAACGCTGGGGCCACGCATTCTGCGGGCAGAAACAGCAGCGATCGCGGGTCTCGCGATCGCTGCGGCATTGCGTTCCTGA
- the dnaJ gene encoding molecular chaperone DnaJ, whose translation MAGATVKADYYEVLQVTRTATDQEIKTSYRKLAMQFHPDRNPGDKAAEEKFKECSEAYGILSDPQKRAAYDRYGHAGFGGAASQGGGFPGGFGGFSGDPQDLGDIFGDIFGEMFGGGGGGRRQSRAQRGRDLKYDLTMEFEEAVFGKEQEIKIRRQETCEDCSGTGSANGKQPVTCSQCRGAGQVRYQQGFFSVARPCPKCEGSGVNVTDPCQTCRGESRVGREHTIHVKVPAGVEDGTRIRYQGEGEAGKLGGPAGDLYVELRVKAHKFFQRDGDDLHCVVPVSFPQAAMGDELEIETLEGVAVLKVPEGTQSGRSFRIKGKGVPHLNSHGKGDLIVEVRVQTPNKLTKKQKELLKELSETMKTDNAPQSHGFMDRMKEMFS comes from the coding sequence TTGGCAGGAGCCACGGTGAAAGCTGATTACTACGAGGTATTGCAGGTCACAAGGACGGCGACCGATCAGGAAATTAAGACTTCCTATCGCAAGCTGGCCATGCAGTTCCATCCAGACCGCAATCCCGGCGACAAGGCGGCGGAAGAGAAGTTCAAGGAGTGTAGCGAAGCCTACGGCATCCTGAGTGATCCGCAAAAGCGCGCAGCGTATGACCGTTATGGTCATGCAGGTTTTGGCGGCGCTGCGTCGCAGGGTGGTGGATTCCCCGGTGGCTTTGGTGGCTTCAGCGGCGACCCGCAGGACCTGGGCGATATCTTCGGCGATATCTTTGGCGAGATGTTTGGTGGGGGGGGCGGTGGACGTCGTCAGTCGCGTGCACAGCGTGGCCGCGATCTGAAGTACGACCTGACCATGGAGTTTGAAGAAGCGGTCTTCGGCAAAGAGCAGGAGATCAAGATCAGGCGCCAGGAAACCTGCGAGGATTGCAGCGGCACCGGCTCTGCCAACGGCAAGCAGCCTGTGACGTGTTCGCAGTGCCGTGGTGCAGGCCAGGTGCGTTATCAGCAAGGGTTCTTCTCGGTAGCGCGCCCATGCCCCAAGTGCGAAGGCTCGGGTGTAAACGTAACCGATCCGTGCCAGACCTGCCGTGGCGAAAGCCGCGTGGGCCGCGAGCACACCATCCATGTGAAGGTGCCTGCAGGCGTGGAAGATGGCACACGCATTCGCTATCAGGGTGAGGGCGAAGCTGGAAAGCTGGGTGGTCCCGCAGGTGATCTGTATGTAGAACTTCGCGTGAAGGCGCACAAGTTTTTCCAGCGCGATGGCGATGATCTGCACTGCGTGGTGCCGGTCAGCTTCCCGCAGGCTGCGATGGGCGATGAACTTGAAATTGAAACGCTGGAAGGCGTTGCCGTGCTGAAGGTTCCGGAAGGAACGCAGAGCGGCAGGAGCTTCCGCATCAAGGGCAAGGGCGTGCCGCATCTGAACAGCCACGGCAAGGGTGACCTCATCGTGGAGGTTCGCGTGCAGACGCCGAACAAGCTGACCAAGAAGCAGAAGGAGTTGCTGAAGGAACTCAGCGAAACCATGAAGACCGACAATGCACCGCAGTCGCACGGCTTCATGGATCGCATGAAGGAGATGTTCAGCTAA
- a CDS encoding L-serine ammonia-lyase: MTSLFELFKIGIGPSSSHTVAPMRAAQAFLRGLQRANVFDRVQRVQIDLYGSLALTGIGHGTDSAVLTGLAGEMPDTIEPAHHKAILKEAAEGGLLFGGTKRIAFQRERDLLFHKDQMYPNADVVTHPNGIRFSAFDEAGNKLADEVFYSIGGGFIVTAERFSASGAATPESSRAIPYNFRSAAELLSLAAAANITIAELVFANEIAMIDDRKIPRPRVESTGDAATDVRNGVLALWAVMDDTIQRGVLNEGILPGGLNVRRRAPRLSTRLQEKGSSDPLAPLDWVTVFAMAVSEENAAGGRVVTAPTNGAAGVVPAVARYYQDFIPEANEDGLLRYFLTAAAIGILYKENASISGAEVGCQGEVGVACSMAAGGLVAALNGTNAQVEHAAEIAMEHNLGMTCDPIGGLVQIPCIERNGMGAVKAVNAARMSMNELDEHKVSLDQVIRTMYQTGLDMQSRYKETSLAGLALNIIEC, encoded by the coding sequence GTGACCAGTCTCTTTGAACTTTTCAAGATCGGCATTGGCCCTTCCAGCTCGCACACCGTCGCCCCCATGCGTGCGGCACAGGCATTTCTTCGTGGCTTGCAACGAGCGAATGTTTTTGATCGCGTGCAACGTGTACAGATTGATCTGTATGGATCATTGGCTTTGACCGGCATAGGGCACGGAACAGACTCCGCGGTATTGACAGGCCTCGCAGGCGAGATGCCGGACACGATCGAACCGGCACACCACAAGGCCATTCTGAAAGAAGCTGCGGAAGGCGGCCTGTTATTCGGTGGAACGAAGCGCATTGCGTTTCAAAGGGAGCGTGATCTGCTCTTTCACAAAGATCAGATGTACCCCAACGCCGATGTGGTCACACACCCGAACGGCATACGTTTCAGCGCCTTTGATGAAGCGGGGAACAAGCTGGCCGATGAGGTGTTCTATTCCATTGGCGGCGGCTTCATCGTAACGGCAGAACGATTCTCGGCGAGCGGCGCTGCCACTCCGGAATCGTCACGTGCTATTCCCTACAACTTTCGTAGCGCGGCTGAACTGCTGTCGTTAGCAGCTGCGGCAAACATCACCATCGCCGAACTGGTCTTCGCAAATGAGATCGCGATGATCGATGACCGGAAGATTCCACGGCCTCGTGTGGAAAGCACCGGCGATGCCGCCACCGATGTACGTAATGGCGTGCTGGCCCTATGGGCCGTGATGGACGACACCATTCAACGCGGCGTTCTGAACGAAGGCATATTGCCTGGAGGGTTGAACGTACGCCGGCGTGCGCCACGTCTTTCCACTCGCCTGCAGGAGAAAGGTTCCTCCGATCCACTGGCGCCTTTGGATTGGGTCACCGTGTTTGCCATGGCAGTGAGTGAAGAAAATGCCGCGGGTGGACGCGTGGTAACGGCACCGACAAATGGAGCCGCGGGTGTGGTGCCTGCGGTTGCTCGTTACTACCAGGACTTCATCCCCGAGGCCAATGAAGACGGCCTCTTGCGCTACTTCCTCACGGCCGCGGCCATCGGCATCTTGTACAAGGAAAATGCATCCATCTCCGGCGCGGAAGTTGGATGCCAGGGTGAAGTTGGTGTAGCGTGCAGCATGGCTGCAGGCGGACTTGTCGCAGCACTGAATGGAACCAACGCTCAGGTGGAACACGCTGCCGAAATCGCGATGGAACACAACCTCGGCATGACCTGTGACCCCATCGGTGGCCTTGTGCAAATCCCGTGCATTGAACGGAACGGCATGGGCGCAGTGAAAGCGGTGAACGCCGCACGTATGTCCATGAACGAGCTGGACGAACACAAGGTTTCTCTCGATCAGGTGATCCGTACCATGTACCAGACGGGACTCGATATGCAGTCGCGTTACAAGGAAACATCGCTCGCCGGACTCGCATTGAACATCATCGAGTGTTAA
- a CDS encoding HEAT repeat domain-containing protein → MLREAAWSRLNDGVTGTKNTDTRIAAISALSLLGGQPRAEKLVGNCLHDPDIDVRLAAIVAAGELMKNGSTNVFSNELRSQLNDQDPKVVFTTASTLWKLNDPSGEDVLLAVAEGERSGDYNFWKDSTHQANRTLHSPLALMKIAAQQSVAILVPPVGIGMGAYNYLKGPGGVSPQITAIYQIGKERTNPARIALIEATKTKDPGARLSAAEALSNYRGADVTATLRALMNDDKENVRLTANAAYIRQTTTPGATSPTTKRKK, encoded by the coding sequence ATGTTGCGCGAAGCCGCATGGTCGCGTTTGAACGATGGTGTCACCGGGACGAAAAATACCGATACCCGCATTGCGGCCATCTCGGCGCTGTCCCTGCTGGGCGGTCAGCCCCGCGCAGAGAAACTGGTCGGCAATTGCCTGCATGATCCCGATATTGATGTCCGACTGGCAGCGATTGTGGCAGCTGGCGAGTTGATGAAGAACGGCAGCACCAATGTATTTTCCAATGAACTGCGCAGCCAGTTGAACGATCAGGATCCCAAGGTGGTCTTCACAACAGCCAGCACACTGTGGAAGCTGAATGATCCTTCGGGAGAAGACGTCCTGCTTGCCGTAGCGGAAGGTGAGCGTTCGGGCGATTACAACTTCTGGAAAGACAGTACACATCAGGCGAACCGTACGCTGCATAGCCCATTGGCCCTGATGAAGATTGCTGCGCAGCAAAGCGTCGCCATCCTGGTACCACCGGTTGGCATCGGCATGGGAGCCTATAACTACCTGAAAGGCCCAGGCGGCGTCTCTCCGCAAATTACCGCGATCTATCAGATCGGCAAGGAACGCACGAATCCCGCCAGGATTGCACTGATTGAAGCCACCAAAACGAAAGACCCCGGTGCGCGTTTAAGTGCTGCTGAAGCACTCAGCAATTACCGCGGCGCGGATGTTACGGCTACTCTGCGGGCATTGATGAACGATGACAAGGAGAACGTACGCCTGACCGCGAACGCCGCTTATATCCGTCAGACCACGACGCCAGGCGCGACATCGCCGACGACAAAACGCAAGAAATAA
- a CDS encoding nucleotide exchange factor GrpE, whose translation MKGTEETTAATDQEMVNAAEAEESNTVVEAEAATVSQNEYDQIKGERDQYADRLARLQAEFDNARKREAKERAEFRDYAVGNAAEGFLGVLDNFQLALKSTGSPEQFRAGIELIAKQLDDAVRNLGVTAVETVGQQFDPRTMEALGSVETAEHPDDAVIDEIRKGYRIKERLLRPALVRVAKNNQSHQA comes from the coding sequence ATGAAGGGAACAGAAGAGACAACCGCCGCAACGGATCAGGAGATGGTGAACGCAGCGGAAGCGGAAGAGAGCAACACCGTCGTAGAAGCGGAGGCTGCTACCGTGTCGCAGAACGAGTATGACCAGATCAAGGGCGAGCGCGATCAGTATGCCGATCGGTTGGCGCGTCTGCAGGCGGAGTTTGACAACGCCCGCAAGCGCGAAGCGAAGGAACGCGCGGAGTTTCGCGATTACGCCGTGGGCAACGCTGCGGAAGGATTCCTGGGCGTGCTGGATAACTTCCAGCTCGCGCTGAAGTCAACGGGATCGCCGGAGCAGTTTCGAGCGGGTATTGAACTCATCGCGAAGCAGCTGGATGATGCAGTGCGTAACCTTGGCGTGACGGCGGTAGAAACGGTGGGTCAGCAGTTTGATCCGCGCACCATGGAGGCGCTTGGCTCCGTGGAAACGGCCGAGCACCCGGACGATGCCGTGATAGACGAAATTCGTAAGGGCTACCGCATCAAGGAGCGCCTACTGCGCCCCGCGTTGGTGCGTGTGGCGAAGAACAACCAGTCGCATCAGGCGTAA